CAAAAGTACAGGTTTCGGAAAATACCGCAGAATTCTTGCTTGTGCGTATCGGCGAAGATCGCAAGGTTTATATCGACAAAAGCTCGATGAGCCTAGCTGAATTCCCGGATAATCTCGTGCTGCTTAAAGGCACCGGCAAGTATAGCTTGGAAAAACCCGTCTATATCCAAGCCGATAAAAGACTCGTTTACGACGATGTAATGTTTGTTTTAAAGAGCCTAAAGCAAGCGGGTTTTACAAAAGTCGCGCTTCAAACAAATGGCTAATTATTCAAATTTTACGGAGGTTAAATACGATAATTTTAAATCGTTTTTAATCGCCCTTTTTGCCTATCTGCTGGTGATTTTTGTTCTTTTATATCAAATTTCAAAGCCACAGGAAAAATTTAAAAAATATACTGACAATCCCAACGATTATATGGATGTTACTTTTGATTTCGAAATAGATGATAAACTTCCGTCCGCGCCTGAAATCGCTAAAGAAACAAAGCAAGGCGAGTTTGAAAATAAGAATGTGAAGGATGTGCCGGAGGATAAAATTAAGACTACGGCGCAAGTAGTCCCGCCTTCTCCGGTGCAGGCAAAGCCGAAAGAGCCCGAAAAGCCGAAGGAAGAGCCGAAGCCGGAACCTAAAAAGGACGAGTCTAAAGCTGAGCCCAAAAAAGAGGAGCCCAAGCCTGAGCCTAAGTTGGAAGATAAACCTTCCGAAAAAGTAGTAGAGAAAAAAGAGGAAGCTAAGCCGGAGCCGAAAAAAGAGGAAAAACCGAGCTTGAGCGATCTTTTTTCGGATACGACTAAGGACAATAAGAAGCTTGAGGAGAGCGCTAAAGCTAGCGACGCCGTTCAGAGTAACAAAAAGTCCGATAAAGAAACCGCCACCTCTAGTGCTAAGGATAAAGCGGCATCTAAAAATGCTGTGGTCAAATCCGATAAGCTTGGCGGCAGGACGCAAAGGACGGGCGAGTATAACGCTTATTACGGCGCTATCGAGAAGAAGCTTCAAGTTCTATGGAGCAGATATGTGGCAACCGCGAAGGACGACGCAAGGATTAAGATAGTCTTTAGCGCAGATGGGCGAGTAGCGGATTATACTATTATAGAGCTGGGGCGAGAGACGGAATTTAACCAGAAGTTGCGAGATTTTTTGGATAATCTATCGACTCAGAGTTTCCCGAAATCTCCCGACGGAGCGTCGCACGAGATTGATACTAGGATGTCCGACGTAATGAAGACAAATTAGAATTTGTAAGGGAAAAAAGTGAAGAGACTTTTTTGTATTTTTGCCTTTTGCTGTATGCTTTTTGCAGAAGATGTGGATTCTGCTAAAAATTCTACCTCTTCAAATTTAAACACCGAAATTCAAAATTCCTATAAAATTAAAATTTATTATAATGATGTTAAAAAGCAGCTGGGTTATTTGTGGTGGGCGCAAAAAATGACTCCTGCTGAAGGCAGCGTGCTACTCAACGTAAGCTTAAGTGCTGATGGGAAAGTTATTGATTATAGCACAGATTATTTGGAGGGGGATGAAATATTCCGCAAAAAACTTAAGAACTTTTTGGTGAGGCTTTCGGAACAACGCTTTGTAAAAGCGCCAGACAATAAGCCTCGTAAATTTGCGATTTTTTTAAAATATAATGTTAAATCAGATCAAATTAAGGAGAAAAGATGAAGAAACTACTTTTGATTCTTGCATTTTGTAGTAGCATTTTCGCGGCAGATGCGACTATGTCTATCGTAAACGAAGGGGTAAATCTCCCTAAAATCGTTGTTCAGGATGCATCGAACCTTGCAAATTCAGAATTTGGCAACAAATTCTTTAAACTTATGGTGGGCGATCTAAAGGTCGGCGCGACTTTTGAAGTCAGTGACGAGTATCTACAAAGCAGCTATGATGCGGGCGCTTCCGATAATCTAGGCTCTAGCGGTGCCGCTCTGATCGTGCGCTACGCGGTAAGTGATAAAAGCTCGCCGATGAGCCTAAAAGCCAAAGTGCTCGAGGCGAACAGCGGCAGGGTGATGTACGAGAAGAGCTTTACGCTTTCAAATGCCGAGAAATATCCGTTTTTAGCCCATATGGCGGTATCTGAGATCGTCAAGCAGCTAGGGTACTCAAACGTCGATTGGATGAAGGAGATGATTTTGCTATCGCGCTACACTTCGACGCGTGAGAGCGAGATCATGGTGGCTGATTATACGCTTACCTATCAGCAGGTGGTGCTTCGCGGCGGATTAAATATCTTCCCTAAATGGGCAAGCGCGGCGCAGAACGAATTTTATTATACCTACTATGTCAATAAAAATACCCCTGCTATCTATAAATTTAATCTATCCAACGGTAGCAAGAGTAAAATTTTTACCGGTCACGGCATGACAATAGCTTCAGATGTAAGCGCCGACGGCAGAAAGCTTTTAATCACTAATGCGCCTAAAGATCAACCCGATATTTATTTATATGATATAGCCTCGGGCAGCGCTAAGCAAATTACAGATTACGCTGGCATTGATGTAAATGGAAATTTTATCGACGGCGATTCGCGCGTGGCTTTTGTGAGCGATCGTTTAGGTTATCCGAACGTATTTGCCACTAGCATAAACGGCGGCAACGTTCAGCAGCTCGTCTATCACGGCAAAAATAATAACTCCATCAGCACAAATGGTAATTATGTTACTTACTCTAGTCGCGACGGCGGGGGCGGATTTAATATATATTTAATCTCAACTCAAACCGATATGATTCGCCAGTTAACGGCTAGCGGCAAAAATATGTTTCCTAGATTTTCTAGCGATGGCGGCAGCATTATGTTTATCAAGCAAGACGGCAGCGGAAGCTCGGTAGGTATTATCAGAGTTAATGAGAATAAAAGTTTCCAATTTCCGTTAAGAGTGGGTAAAATTCAATCGGTTGATTGGTAAAATATTAAAAAATCTCGTGATATAATGACTTCAATTTTTTTTGAAAGGATAGAAAATGAAACATTTAGTTTTATCTTCGATAGCAGTTGCTGCTCTACTATTGAGCGGTTGTTCTAAAAAGACCCCAGAGGCCGATACTACAAGTACAAGTGATGCAGATAGACTAGCTGCTTTGGCATCTCAGATCCAAAGTGAAGTTGGCACTGTTTATTTCGACTTTGATAAATTTAATATTAGAGCCGATCAACAAGGCACAATCAATAATAACGCAGCTCTATTCAACCAAGCAGGCGCAGAGTCTCTAACTGTTAAAGTTGAGGGTAACTGCGATGAGTGGGGTTCTGATGAGTACAACTATGCTCTTGGTCTAAAGAGAGCTACTGCAGCTAAAGACGCATTGGTTGCTCAAGGCGTAAATGAGAGCAGAATTTCCGTAGTAAGCTACGGCGAGAGCAATATGGCTTGCACAGAGCATTCTAAAGAGTGCGACGCTCAAAACAGACGCGACGAATTCAAAGTTGGATTCTAATTTGAAATTTAAAAATTTCACGGTGGCAGCTCTTTTGGGAGCTGCCACTTTTTTAAATGCAGAAACTTCTGCATTTGATGCTGGCAATATTGATTCAGGCAGCTCTTACGGACTAACTGAAAACGAGCAGGTATTGCGTGACAATCGCAAGCGTATAAGCGAGATGCAAACTAGCGTAGATAATACACGCGAGAGCGTCGAAGGTTTGCGAAGTGTCCTTGAAGGAACAAATTCTAAAATTTCGAACCTGGAAAACAGGGTAGCGGATCTAGAAATTCGCGCTACCGGCAAAAGCCAAGGCAGCAGCGAGCTAGATCAGATGAAACGAGACATTGCTACTATAAAAGCTCAAATCGCGGAGATCAATAAAAAATTAGGTAGCGGCGGCAGCGTAAAAAAAAACGCTGAATTAGACGCAGCCACTGCTCCGGCTCCCGCTAGCACAAAAACAGATTCCGATTTTAAATCAAAAGATCAGGCTTCGGTGTTGAAAGAGGCCGATGCTTTATATGCTAAAAAAGACTATTCCGGCGCAAAAGAGCGCTACACCCATCTAGTATCCAAAAATTACAAGCCAGCGAAGGCAAACTATATGCTGGGCGAAATTTCATATTTTTCCGGCTCATACGCAGAAGCGATAAACTATTACAAAAAGAGCATCTCGCACAACGAGAGCCAAGACTACACCCCAAAGCTCCTCTATCACACCGCGATCAGCTTCGATAAGATCGGCGATAAAGACAGCGCAGATAAATTCTACAAAGCGCTAAAGGCTTCATATCCGGACTCCAAAGAAGCCAAAGCCGCGCCCACTAGATAATCTAAATTTAAATACAAACTCAAAATAAAATTCTAAACAGGAGAAAACTATGGCTAACAACCGAGTTATAAAGATGCATTATGAGCTAAAAGACGGCAAAACCGGCGAAATTTTAGAGTCAAATTTAAACTCCGACCCGATCGCCTTTCTTAGCGGCAAAGATCAAATCATCCAAAAGCTGGAAGATGAAATTTTAAATCTACAAGCGGGCGAGAGCAAAACGGTTCTAATAAGCCCTAGTGACGGGGTCGGCGAGTATAGAGAAGACGCCGTGCAAATCCTGCCTAAAGAGCAGTTTGCGGGCATCGATCTGGTCGTCGGTATGGAGCTTTTCGGTCAGGCGGAGGACGGCGCGACTACCCGCGTGAGCGTCAAATCTATCGGCGAGCAGGACGTTACCATCGACTTTAACCATCCATTCGCGGGCAAGGAGCTGGAATTTAACGTAAAAATCGTCGAGAACCGCGAAGCGACGGCGGACGAAATTCTTACCGGGCAGCCGGAGGGTGCGCACAGCTGCGGTTGCGGACATAACCATCATCACGAGGGACACGAGTGTTGCGGCGGACACGGACACGATCACGCGGAGGATCACGAGTGTTGCGGAGGTCATGGGCATGCAGACGGTCATGAATGCTGCGGAGGTCACGATCACGGAAAAGATCACGAGTGTTGCGGCGGGCACCACCACGAGCATTAGGATTTTTTATGAAATTCGCTTTTATCTTCCCCGGACAGGGCTGCCAAAGCGTAGGCATGGGCAGGGAGTTTTACGAAAACTCCGCTTCTGCGTGCGCGCTTTTGGATGAGGCTTCAGACTTTACCGGTATCGATTTTAAAAATTTACTATTTGAGCCTAACGACAAGCTCGACGTTTCGGAATTTACGCAGCCTGCTATCGCGCTAAATTCTATGATGGCGCTTGCGGCGCTGCAAGAAAGGCTGGATCAAGAAAAGCTTAATATCGCTCCGCAGTTTTTGCTCGGGCATTCGCTGGGCGAGTTTAGCGCGCTAAGCGCTGCGGGAGGCATAGAACCAAAGCGGATGCTAAAGCTAGTAAATATTCGCGGCAGGCTTATGCAGAACGCCTGCGAGGGCAAAGGCGCCGGAATGATGGTGATCTTGGCTCTTGCCGACGAGGCGGTTGAAAAAATTTGCGCGGATGCGGCGAGTGTAGGCAAGCAGGTTTGGGCGGCGAATTATAACTGCGACGGGCAGATCGTAGTTGCGGGCAAAAAAGATGATCTCGCAGCACTCGAGGGCGAGTTTAAGGCTGCGGGTGCAAAGCGCGCGATGCTGCTGAATATGAGCGTCGCAAGCCACTGCCCGATGCTAGGGAGTGCCAGCGACGAGCTTTTGGAATTTTTACGCCCCGCGCTAAAAGAGAGCTTCGCTCCCGTCGTCGCTAACGCCACGGCGCGAACATATATGACAAAATCCGAAGCGCTGGAGCTGCTTAAAGCCCAGCTTATCAGCCCCGTGCTTTACAAGCAAAGCATCAAAAATTATGAGGGCGAGGCAGACTGCTTTGTCGAGTTCGGCGCGGCGGTTTTAAAAGGGATAAACAAAAAGATCACGCAGAAGCCGACCTTCAGCATCACGGATCTTGCGAGCTTAGATGAGTTTTTGAAATTTGCAAAGGAGAACGGATGAAAGTTGCGATCTTAGGCGCGATGCCCGAAGAGATCGAGCCGCTGCTGTTCGCGCTGCGCGAGCGTGGCGTGAGCGTGGAGGCTGTGGAGCATGCGAATAATAAATTCTACGCCGCTAAGCTTAACGGTCACGATCTCGTGATCGCATATTCGAAGATCGGCAAGGTAAATTCCGCCCTGACCGCTACGGTTATGATCGAGAAATTCGGCGCGCGCGCGCTCATTTTTACGGGCGTCGCGGGAGCTTTGAAGCGCGGCATTAAGATCGGCGAAATTTTATACGCCACCTCGCTCGTGCAGCACGATCTAGATATCACGGCGTTTGGACATCCGTACGGATTCGTGCCGGGAAGTAAAATTTCGGTTCAAACCGATACGAAGCTAAACTCCATCGCGCAAAGCGTCGCCGAGCAGCTAGGCATCACGCTAAAATCAGGCGTCATAGCTAGCGGCGATCAGTTCGTAAGCGGTGAGGAGCGTAAAAGCTGGATCGAGCGGACGTTTGATGCGAGCGCGGTCGAGATGGAGGGAGCGAGCGTAGCGCAGGTGTGCGACGCGCTGGGCGTGCCGTTTTGCGTGCTGCGCGCGATAAGCGACGAGGCGGGGCACAAAGCCGAGTTCGACTTTGACGAGTTTATGGTAAAAAGCGCGCAGACGAGCGCAGATTTTGTCCTAAAAATGATCGAGAGGTTATGATAAACCTCTCCAAAAAGCTACTTCGCCGCGTCGGACAAACCAACGCCAAATACAAGATGTTCGAGCGCGGCGATAAAATTTTACTAGCTCTTAGCGGCGGCAAAGACAGTATGAGCCTGGCGCACGTGCTGAAGCACTTCCAAAGCGTAAGCCCGCTAGATTGGGAGTTTCGAGCCGTTACCGTCACCTACGGTATCGGCGAGGACCTGCGCGAGATAAGCGCCCATTTTAAAGAGCACGAGATCCCCTACGAGATAATCGATACTAAAATTTTTGAATTCGGCAAGGAAAAGATCCGCGCAAACACTACGTTTTGCAGCTTTTGCTCGCGTATGAGGCGCGGATACATCTACTCCTACGCGCTTGAACACGGCTTTAATAAGATCGCCATCGCCCACCACCTCGACGACGCCGCGGAGAGCTTTTTTATGAATTTCACCTTCAACGGTGCGCTTCGAACTCTCGCTCCGCGCTATGTCGCCGAAAACGGGCTTGTGATCATCCGTCCGTTCATTCTTGCGCGCGAGCGCCAAATCGCCGCTTGTGCTAGAGATAACGAGCTTCCGATCATGCGCGAGGAGGAGGTTTGCCCCGCGAAGCAATACGGTGGCAAGGAGCCTACCGCGCGTGCCGCTACGAAGGAGCTTTTGGCGCAGTACGAAAAGACCCATCCGAGGTTTTTTATCAGCCTGCAAGCCGCCTTTGCCAACATCCACGAAGAAACCTTTTTTGAGCCCAAATTTTAAAATTTTAAGCGGTTTGCACTCTCCCGCTCAAACGAATTCAAAGCGCGCATTTCTTGCGATAACATGAGTTTTGTGCGCATAGTTTGATTTTTTGGCTTGAATAAGCCTGATACACGCAGAGCGGTTGTCCTCCCTTGTGCTCGAACGGGTCGCGAGTCGCGATGCGAGCGTTGGATCACTGTGTTTAGGTTGCGGTGCGAGCGATTGCGCTCCCGCGTCCGACTGCGCTAGAGTGGTGTGCTTCTGCGTCCAAAGCTGTGTACACGAGCTTAGGCTGCACGCTAGAGCGGTTACGCTCGCTGCGCCCGAGGGCTGCGAGTAGGGCGGGTTACGCCGCCTGTATATGCTTTTACGAAACGCCTGAGGTTAATTGTAATGCCGTCTTTCGGCGCCGCACTTTCGTCTTGCTCGGATGTCGCCCGTGTCCAAGCGAGCTTTACGGGCGAGCGTTAAGGGGCTTGCAAAGTTTGCGCGAAAGATAGTTGTAGAAATTCCATCTCAAAAAATGCTTTAGAAATTTAATCCCGTAAAATTTTAAAATTTTATCGGAGGCTTCCTTTCGGGCTGCGGGTGCGGACTCGATCGTCGCGCGTCGTAAATTTAAACCGCTCGCTCCGCTAAAGATAGTTTTAGAAATTTATTCCGCAAAATCTTTTAGAAATTTTACTTCGCAAAATTTCAAAATTTTAACGAAGCCGAGTTCAAAATTCCGACGGAGCCAAATTTTAAAATTTTAACGCAACCGAATTTCAGAATTTAGCAAAGCCAAATTCTGAAATTTTATCGCAGCCGAATTTCTGCTCTCGTTTCGTAAACGTTACCTTTTGAAATTTCGCCGCTCGCTCTCGGTTAAATTTCACACCGCTTCAAAGCCGCTTCAAAGCTCCGCTGTCGCGCACGCAGATCAAATTTTAAAATTTCGCGCGCGTCGCATTGCTTCTCAAATTTGCACACCGCGAAATTTTAACCGATTTTCGCTCCGAAATTTATGCCGCATTAACCGCCGCGGATATATAATAGCGAATGTCATATTTCACGTAAGGAGTAAGCATGGCTACAATCCAACCAAGCTATAAGCTTTTCATCGACGGCGAGTTTGTGGGTGCCGAAGGCGGCGCGAGCCTAGACGTTTTTAATCCCGCTACCGGCGAGAAAATTTCAAAGATCGCAGATGCTAGCAAGGCGGACGTCGATAGAGCGGTCGCCGCGGCCCGCAAGGCGTTTGAGAGCTTCCGCCGCACTAGCGTTTATGAGCGCAGCGCGCTGCTAAATAAGATCGCCGACGTCCTAGAGCAAAACGCCGAGTTCATCGCGACCGTAGAGACTATCGACAACGGCAAGCCGATCCGCGAGACGCGCGCGGTCGACGTAGCGTGGTCGATCGAGCATTTCCGCTATTTTGCGGGCGTGATCTTGGGCGAGGAGGGCAGCGCCAATATGCTAAAAGAGCGCTATCTATCCGTCGTCTTGCGCGAGCCGATCGGCGTAGTAGGACAGATCGTACCGTGGAATTTCCCGTTTTTGATGGGCGCGTGGAAGCTCGCTCCGTTACTTGCCGCGGGCGATACGTGCGTGTTTAAGCCAAGCTCCGAGACCAGCCTTAGCATTTTGGAGTTTATCCGCCT
This window of the uncultured Campylobacter sp. genome carries:
- a CDS encoding biopolymer transporter ExbD, with amino-acid sequence MYNFDENPELNITPLVDIMLVLLAILMVAQTAIIYDEKIELPSGSKVQVSENTAEFLLVRIGEDRKVYIDKSSMSLAEFPDNLVLLKGTGKYSLEKPVYIQADKRLVYDDVMFVLKSLKQAGFTKVALQTNG
- a CDS encoding TonB C-terminal domain-containing protein, producing the protein MANYSNFTEVKYDNFKSFLIALFAYLLVIFVLLYQISKPQEKFKKYTDNPNDYMDVTFDFEIDDKLPSAPEIAKETKQGEFENKNVKDVPEDKIKTTAQVVPPSPVQAKPKEPEKPKEEPKPEPKKDESKAEPKKEEPKPEPKLEDKPSEKVVEKKEEAKPEPKKEEKPSLSDLFSDTTKDNKKLEESAKASDAVQSNKKSDKETATSSAKDKAASKNAVVKSDKLGGRTQRTGEYNAYYGAIEKKLQVLWSRYVATAKDDARIKIVFSADGRVADYTIIELGRETEFNQKLRDFLDNLSTQSFPKSPDGASHEIDTRMSDVMKTN
- the tolB gene encoding Tol-Pal system protein TolB, giving the protein MKKLLLILAFCSSIFAADATMSIVNEGVNLPKIVVQDASNLANSEFGNKFFKLMVGDLKVGATFEVSDEYLQSSYDAGASDNLGSSGAALIVRYAVSDKSSPMSLKAKVLEANSGRVMYEKSFTLSNAEKYPFLAHMAVSEIVKQLGYSNVDWMKEMILLSRYTSTRESEIMVADYTLTYQQVVLRGGLNIFPKWASAAQNEFYYTYYVNKNTPAIYKFNLSNGSKSKIFTGHGMTIASDVSADGRKLLITNAPKDQPDIYLYDIASGSAKQITDYAGIDVNGNFIDGDSRVAFVSDRLGYPNVFATSINGGNVQQLVYHGKNNNSISTNGNYVTYSSRDGGGGFNIYLISTQTDMIRQLTASGKNMFPRFSSDGGSIMFIKQDGSGSSVGIIRVNENKSFQFPLRVGKIQSVDW
- a CDS encoding OmpA family protein, coding for MKHLVLSSIAVAALLLSGCSKKTPEADTTSTSDADRLAALASQIQSEVGTVYFDFDKFNIRADQQGTINNNAALFNQAGAESLTVKVEGNCDEWGSDEYNYALGLKRATAAKDALVAQGVNESRISVVSYGESNMACTEHSKECDAQNRRDEFKVGF
- a CDS encoding tetratricopeptide repeat protein encodes the protein MKFKNFTVAALLGAATFLNAETSAFDAGNIDSGSSYGLTENEQVLRDNRKRISEMQTSVDNTRESVEGLRSVLEGTNSKISNLENRVADLEIRATGKSQGSSELDQMKRDIATIKAQIAEINKKLGSGGSVKKNAELDAATAPAPASTKTDSDFKSKDQASVLKEADALYAKKDYSGAKERYTHLVSKNYKPAKANYMLGEISYFSGSYAEAINYYKKSISHNESQDYTPKLLYHTAISFDKIGDKDSADKFYKALKASYPDSKEAKAAPTR
- a CDS encoding FKBP-type peptidyl-prolyl cis-trans isomerase, producing MANNRVIKMHYELKDGKTGEILESNLNSDPIAFLSGKDQIIQKLEDEILNLQAGESKTVLISPSDGVGEYREDAVQILPKEQFAGIDLVVGMELFGQAEDGATTRVSVKSIGEQDVTIDFNHPFAGKELEFNVKIVENREATADEILTGQPEGAHSCGCGHNHHHEGHECCGGHGHDHAEDHECCGGHGHADGHECCGGHDHGKDHECCGGHHHEH
- a CDS encoding ACP S-malonyltransferase, which produces MKFAFIFPGQGCQSVGMGREFYENSASACALLDEASDFTGIDFKNLLFEPNDKLDVSEFTQPAIALNSMMALAALQERLDQEKLNIAPQFLLGHSLGEFSALSAAGGIEPKRMLKLVNIRGRLMQNACEGKGAGMMVILALADEAVEKICADAASVGKQVWAANYNCDGQIVVAGKKDDLAALEGEFKAAGAKRAMLLNMSVASHCPMLGSASDELLEFLRPALKESFAPVVANATARTYMTKSEALELLKAQLISPVLYKQSIKNYEGEADCFVEFGAAVLKGINKKITQKPTFSITDLASLDEFLKFAKENG
- a CDS encoding 5'-methylthioadenosine/adenosylhomocysteine nucleosidase, which gives rise to MKVAILGAMPEEIEPLLFALRERGVSVEAVEHANNKFYAAKLNGHDLVIAYSKIGKVNSALTATVMIEKFGARALIFTGVAGALKRGIKIGEILYATSLVQHDLDITAFGHPYGFVPGSKISVQTDTKLNSIAQSVAEQLGITLKSGVIASGDQFVSGEERKSWIERTFDASAVEMEGASVAQVCDALGVPFCVLRAISDEAGHKAEFDFDEFMVKSAQTSADFVLKMIERL
- a CDS encoding ATP-binding protein; amino-acid sequence: MINLSKKLLRRVGQTNAKYKMFERGDKILLALSGGKDSMSLAHVLKHFQSVSPLDWEFRAVTVTYGIGEDLREISAHFKEHEIPYEIIDTKIFEFGKEKIRANTTFCSFCSRMRRGYIYSYALEHGFNKIAIAHHLDDAAESFFMNFTFNGALRTLAPRYVAENGLVIIRPFILARERQIAACARDNELPIMREEEVCPAKQYGGKEPTARAATKELLAQYEKTHPRFFISLQAAFANIHEETFFEPKF